The genomic segment GACTGGAGCGACGAACCGATCAATGAATGCGGTGAGCTTTACATCCCAAACTGGCATAAACTTTCAATGTCCCCTTTACAACAATGTGTGGAAGCATTTAATCTATAGTGTACATTTTGCCAAGCCaaacaaagaaccttttgtggAAATTGTTAAAATATAGCGACTATATCAGTCTAAGATACTTCATATCCGTGTGAATGTTGCAGACATTGTTTAACAACTCTGTGCCAATACTGCGGACCAAATAGCGCAGGTTGTTAATGTAAGGCTCATAAAATTAGTCAACGTGTCCTCTGGACTTGGAGTGCTCTACATTTGCTAGTTTTTATTCCTTATTGGTTAAAAgatctattttttaattattagacaaaacataattttgtCCCAGAGACGGCATAAAAATGCTTATGTTTAAATCAGTGATTGAATAAAGCAGCgaacatttttccttttctagTCTCATTTGCTGTCTTTCCCTCTTCAGGTGTCAATGAGTGCGTGATGAACAATGGGGGCTGCTCGCACATCTGTAAAGACATGACAATTGGCTTTGAGTGTGACTGCACTCCTGGGCTGCAGCTCATTGACCACAAGACATGTGGAGGTATGACATTTTGttcagaaattaaattttagacTCGATGTGAAtactgcaaacaaatcaacaaatgtatttttactgaATTGTAGATTGATTGTGTTGGAAAAATTGTACAGCTTTGTGTACATCTTAGGATtgcttttattatgattatattataATTCTATCATAACATATTGACCCCAGCAGCTGTCTGCCGTCAAACATGTTGCGTACAATGCAACTTGTAAAATTGGCCCAacaccctcttttttttttttaaagaatggaaTCTTCTCTGCAATTATGACTTGATTCTCCCATTATTTCTACAGATGTCAATGAGTGTATGAACCCTGGCATCTGCAGTCAGATCTGCATAAACTTGAAGGGGGGATATAAATGTGAATGCCACAACGGCTACCAGATGGATCCAACTTCAGGAGTTTGCAAGGCTGTAGGTGAGTCATCTGATGTATAATGTAGTGCCTACTGGCTCTTCTGTACATAAACATTGTATTGTGAAGAGCACACAGGACTAAAAGCTATGGATTATTATATAAACAGGCTATATCCTGTCCTATATACAGCCCGTCTGTCACagaatgaaatgttttcaatGTGAATCTAGCCgcttgatggtgtagtggttcatttgcctgacttcggtgcgggtagGCGCAgtctcaattcccgctggtggcgataTGATTGTGACCAGTCTatggtatagtctgcctttcgcagaaagctgggacaggctccagcaaatCCCACAACCCTcacgaggatgtgcggtacggaagatgaatgaatcctATCTCTGCCTGTATAAATAAATCAGGAACCAGTATCATGTGCtgcaaaaaaagtatatataaatatttttttcttggctgttttcaaattttaaaaaaatctatcagtTACTAAATCTTCCAACTTACAAGTATGCTTTGAGTTTTGAAGCAAAAGATGAACCTTGAATGCATTTTGACTGTTGCTGAAGTTAAAATTGAATTTCCACATTAGTAAACAAGTCTTCTGTTCTCAGGTAAGGAACCCAGTTTGATTTTCACAAACCGCCGTGATGTTCGTCGTCTGGGTCTTGAGAGGAAGGAGTACACTCAAATTGTGGAGCAGCAGAGAAACACCGTGGCTCTCGATGCAGATATTGACCAGCAGCTGATCTTTTGGGCTGACCTGGGACAAAAGGCCATATTTAGGTAATTTGCACAGACCTAATGATAAAGGGACAAACTTGTGTGTTAAATGGGAAGTGAAACTGCTACTTCTGATTTGTGTACATGGTGGCATGTGGCACAATGAGTCATGTCTACAAATGCGCTTGCTAGACTTTTTGCAACCATCTACAATTGTTGTTACTTTGAGGTGTGCTTTTTAGATGTAAATATTTGCATACAAGTATTTTTCTATCGTGGTATTTGGGCATGCGAATACAATAAACTGCAAATTTCCacttacaaaatacattttttatacataaatGGTCAATGAAAAGACAGAACTTCAACCCAAATTATTTGGAAATTTACACGAACAACAATTTTAAGGAAATCAGGaacattaaaataacaatttcttTCATTACAGCACTCTGCTAGACAAACAAAGAGATGGAAGTACCCACAACAGAGTGATAGAAAATGTCCACTCACCTGTTGGAATTGCTGTGGACTGGATATATAAACACCTATACTGGTCTGATCTGGGAACTAAAACGATTTCTGTTGCAAACTTTAATGGAACCAAGCAGAAAATTCTGTTTAATAGAGGGCTGAAAGAACCAGCTTCCATTGCTGTGGATCCTCTGTCTGGGTAGGTGTTTGTCAGGATTTTCATGATGCTGAATGAATATAATTAAGAATTTTGTACATCTTGTGATTGTAGGTTTCTGTACTGGTCTGACTGGGGTGAGCCAGCCAAGATTGAGAAGTCTGGTATGAATGGAGTGAATAGGCAGATTTTGGTGGCAACAGACATTCAATGGCCAAATGGAATAACACTTGGTGAGAAAGCCATGCAAAAAATCctgtattcctaaatatttatcactcagtttttttatttcatgaagTCAACAATTTAGGAGCGTTTAATGTTctgtaaaattgaaaatatggtGTTAGTGGAAGATTTTGAATTTCTTGTTAGAATTGGAGCATTTATGATTAAGCAGCTGCAATATTGCATTTTGTGTTTCCTATTTTTGAAGTTGATTCACTCACTGCTCAGGGCTTCCAATAGTTATTTAAAACATCTGCCTTAGCTTTCATTTTGATTTCTTTCAACTGTTGTTTCTTGCAgtggttttgtttttcaaacatgcattttttttaacttagcaATGCGTCCTGTTATTTGTGGTAAAAACAAAGTACATCGTCAGGCTTTATtgtgcatttgtttttattaaaatattttattatcacaacttaatgtttttttttccttctgtccTTCTCACGCAGATCTAATCAAAGGCAGGTTGTACTGGGTTGATTCAAAACTACACATGCTCTGTAGTGTTGACCTGAATGGAGACAACAGGAAGAAAGTGCTACAGTCTCCCGACTACCTTGCTCACCCCTTCGCGCTTACCGTTTTTGAGGTAATTTTACAGCTGAATTTTAGTCATAAATTTTGTTTGATCCTTTTTTCTACAATTCATTTACCAAAAGCATACATGTAAATTTATGGTTTTCAAATTAGAATCCCCTCCTCTCAAACgatgttttgttttcatgatGCAACCAAAATTGTTTGATAAAAACATTTCACTGGCTGGAAATCCTGTATAGTTGCTCTAAACACCCTCTCTAATTGTTTCCTTCTTTACTTGCCAAACACTAAATATCcagtttggggggggggacttgTTACCCTGGCAACCCTTGACACGCACTAATACTCCACTGTTCTTAGTtcctaaacaaaagaaaaactgaTGTTCATATATTACCCAGTTAAACTAATCAATCAACATGAGAAAGGAAAGAGCCCCTTGCTACACAACTTGACACTGCTTTTAGTCTTAAATCGTCTTTAAacctcaaacaaacaaaaagactaGAAAAACACCCCGGGGTCCCAAGTGCAACATACCAAAGGTTCTGTCTTCTATCAGGCACTTTACAATTTAAATAGTACAAGAAAACATgttcaaaagcaaacaacaaagTATTAATCCTGACATAAAACACTGAATAACTATTAACAAAGATGTAGGGAAAAATCAATTTTCCATGATTCTGCCTGCCAGTGTTATTGTCACTGAAGAAATGTTTGTTAGTTTTCAGTAAGAAAGTTGAGTTTTTCCTCTGAGTGGTTGtaaaattaatgtttttgttgCGCTGTCTTCAGCTGCTGAAATAAATTTATAGTAATCTGAACACCCCCAATTCTGccgaaaaaaggaaaacataagATGCGTGTTATGTTCTTTCTAGGATCGTGTCTTCTGGACAGACGGTGAGAAGAAAGCAATTTATGGTGCCAACAAATTCACTGGATTGGACATTGTGACTCTGGCCAACAACCTGCATGATCCACAAGACATCATCGTGTATCATGAGCTCATTCAACTATCAGGTAAGATAATTCCACTAGTTCAAAAAGCAGTGTATCACAATAAGAAATGTAGAAAGCATGCAGCCAAATCATGTGCTCTTTTTATCTACTGGTTTTGGTTTAAGATAAATATTCATTTGGATGCATAATGTAtacatcccccaaaaattgtatAGTGAAACATTAagtttgcaggtttcagagattTTTGGTGTTTCAAACTTTTAAAGATTTTTGCAGGGCTTAAGGTTGATATGAAACTTTTCAGTTACTTCACTTGGCTCATGTCATTCACTTCCTTGGAAATCAGTGTACTCTGCTTTTTGGGTGGTGCTGGTAGTGGGCGTTTTAGTGAAACCAAGGCATGTCCTAAGGCATATTGCGAAAGCTATTCATTCAAAATAACACAAGGACAATGTGATAAGTTTCTTGTTCTTTGGAAATCGTAAAGCAGTTTCAGGCTCCGTTTCTCCTTATCTTATTTAGGAAACTGGTACCATGATGGTcaaaaatgaaagattttttttgtcgtgTTCCTGCAGTGGTAATGCAGCTAAATATAGTATTGAACCAACCAAAAACCTTTTGTTTTTAGGAACAAACTGGTGTGCAGAGAAAGGTGCAAATGGCGGTTGTAGCTACATGTGTCTTCCTGCTCCACAAATCAACAAACACTCTCCCAAGTTTACATGTCTATGCCCAGGAGGACAGGAATTGGCTGCTGATGGTCTACGCTGCCGGTCAGGTGAGTGCTAACTGTGATTCCCAGTCACAGAAAATATTCTAAATTTGAAACCAAAAAGCGAGAACAAACATTAAGAAGCAATTCAATAATTAGTTTTCCTCGTATGCATGCTATGTTAAATAGGGAGAAAGACCCTATGAGGTTTATACGTCAAAGGATCTATTTCCTCCCACTAAAAGGAGCACAAATGCAACTGGTAGTACCTGCACTGCTACAATTTGAGTACCATGGCGCTGTAGCACATCGTTaatgataaattacattttttgcgCAATTTAGATCTAATCCTACTAATCAGATATTAGTTGTACTTTAATAGTGTCTACATTTGCCTTATCAATTTTGCCTCATATCCTAAGTGGAAACAAAGCATCTATGAAATTTCACCTCCACTGTTCAATATCCAAATTGTTTCACACGCCTAATTTTTAACCAAGTTACTGAATCGATTTCAGGTTGTATTTTATATTACATTCTACAGTTATTAATTAACCTCTACTCGGTGTGAACAAATTCTTTCCACATATTAGCCAGGCATCCATACTGTATGTTGTCTTGAGCTTGGATTGGGCCAGTAATgctaataaaattaataaaaccttgtttttttttttaaagatagtaGCTTTAAACTGGGGGATAAACTACTGTGAACAGATGAGCATCTGCCAACCTTCTTATTCATCCCCTAAAACTGACTAGGGAGTAGTGCCTCAGctgctggatttttttctttttttttgccatccccttttttttttttaactctcccACAGTATTGTTTGATTAGGTACTGAGGCTGTCAGAAAAGAACCCAGGAATGGAATTCCGTGCATATAAACTACTAATTAGACTCTCAGCTGCAGACTAAGTAACTGGAGTAAACAAAGTACTGGAACATCTCCCTGACAACTCTCTGCGCCTCTGTGCTccccaaaagaaaaatgccttgttAGTCTAAGTTGCCTTGAAACTTTGGATTctgagtttttgtgtgtaattgCATTAACATCCCCATCTGAGAATTCGGTGTGGAGAATTAAGAATGGCTGCTTTTCACCATCTCAATTTGGGTTGTAGCCAGAAACCTTCTATACTCTACTAAATCTCTAGCAAACAACTTTATCCTATTCAGTCACTGCAGCTGCACAGAAATAACTGGATCACCATCATGGGAGCTTTTACCATAATATCTCAAATATAAAAGGCTCCCGTGTAGAATCTAAAGCCCCAAAATACTTCAAAATGAGTATTTTCTCTAAACCCATGTAttacataaaagaaaaatctgaTAATATATGAAACCTGTGGAGTAAGACCTTTTTATTTTCACTggcatatttttgttttcaaaagttTGATCATTAATTCTTTGACAGACGTCTCTACAAAAACCCTCTCAAAGGAGGATAAGAAACCTCTAATCCCATCTTCCCCAGGTAAAACAACCAGTTGCCTGCTCTGCTTCCTGATGCTGGGCCGTGCTGCTTGCGTCTTACCTAAAGGCTTGCTTTTTGTGTTATAAACACTAATAATGGCCAATTAGCTACTTGCAAAAATCTGGTGATTTGACTAATGGAAGAACATTTCTGGCAACCCTAATGATCACATTGCCTTTGAGTTTTGTGTTATACACGAGTTGGCagcagtttatttattttatttatctgaCTGGCTTAGGTCTGTGTGGCAGTGTTCATGTGGGTTTCCCAAATTTTAAGATGTCAAGTTAAAAATTTTGATTAGTAACTATACGAATGAATTTTCCTGCTTTGAGCTTTGCTGTTTGACATTCACATCACTTGTTTACTGCTTGACACTATTGGAAAGTCTCTTTTTACATGGGGCCAAGGGGTAAAATGACTGCTttcttgtgtgtgtgcgagCGCTCTTGTGTAGAAGTTGCTTATTTCTAATTTATGAATATAGTAGGCTATCTTAGTGTAACTAAACTGCATAACCACCTACATGTCTGTGCTATTTACTTGCTTGCGTACGTCCCAGTTACATTAGATAACAGATAGCGATTAACATGTCGAGGCTGGTTTGTGTGGGAACTTTTTGTCTCCACTATTAAATTAGGAAATGACTACTAGCAAAGGATTTGCAGGAATCTAGTACTCAGTAGTGTCTGCTTTTCATGCCacccctttttttgttcaaattaaaGTAGTACTTCACTCTTTTTTGAATGTGGTGAATGACTGCATTATTAGCACAATGCAGATGGCAATCGCATTTAcatatttggaaaatgaaacCCTTGCATGggacttttgtttttccagAAGCCAATGTGAGTACGTCAATCCAGGTAAACACCAGAGGCTCTGCTGCAGCTTGGGCCATACTACCTGTCTGTAAGTGACCCTCACTAtgaactatttttttgtattattggtATTTATGTCAACTCCTAAATGTTGTATGGCATAAAATATTCCATCCTTGCCCTTCAAATAAAAATCACTTTGTGCACAGTGTTTCTTGCCATGGCAGCAGCGGGTGGCTATTTAATGTGGAGAAACTGGACATTGAAGAACCATAAAAGTATGAATTTCGACAACCCTGTCTACCTGAAGACCACAGAAGAAGACCTCAACATTGATATCACACGACACGGGGCCAATGTGGGCCACACGTACCCAGCGGTAAGTAAAGTGTGTTTAACTTTACAATCTGAACAGAGCCCCTGCTCCATAAAGAATTTGAGTCATTGGTGCAGAGTTCCTTAGCATTAGATTAAATATCTTCCTGACACAAGATTGAGACTTCTTGTTATTGACCCCACCATAATCTGCATGCTTCCATAATCTTAATTGCATTGTTGGCCATCACCAGAGCCCATTCCTCCATACACCGATTTAAACAGATTAAcctcagcccactcaaagctcCAAGGCACTAACCTCTGCTCACAGCTGCTGCTGCAAGACTCTTCCAAAAGTACTCGATAAACCGCACAAACAAAGTTGTTATCCACATGACCTAACAAATTTGTGTAAAGATCCTATGTTTAATTCTtaactacattttttaaattcatgggTGTACAGTATCTGTAATTATAATGTTAGGCAGTTTTCCCATGTTATTCTACTGGGCAATTTTtataatgaaatatttcaaatagaGAATTTGGGGGGGAAGCATATGAATCTTACATTGATCTTCGTCTGCCTTTATTTAAAAACTGACTCGAATCCTTTGTTTACTTGGTCTTTTCAACCTTGGTTACTCAGTCTTGCACCTCGTAGGGTGTCTGTGTTGTGGTAATCTGTACTTCATTTTTGGGGTTGAAATAACTTATCTATAGTTGtgcactgatttttttccctttttttaatagcgttGCAAcagaattacatttttaaaatatttttttcagatttcaaTCGTCAGCACCGAGGATGATCTATCATGACCATATTGGTGTTTGTCCTTTGTTCAAGCTCATGGAAAAGCACGGTATCCCATCAGCAAAATTTGCTCATAGTACAACAACATGCCTCCTGAAGTGCATTATGTCAATGTCAGTGGTGACAttccactgaaaaaaataagttatttattttgtaaataatagGTTGTTTTCATGTCCTGAGTTTTCAAGCCTCTCTGCCCCACCCTCGAAGCatttaagtttaaaaatatCTTTGTCCAgcctaaataaataaactccCGACAATGTATGGGTCAACAGTCTCTTACTGAGCTGCTTTTGCGCTAAGGGACTTGAATTCACCCAGGCGGATTTAGTCCTTATCTCATCTAACAGATAAAGTCTGCTGGACAGGTTGTAAAAGTAGTCTGAACTATCTATTGCCTTTCAAACTACCGGCACTCTTGTGTTCTATATGGTCATGTCTGAATGtcagaatgttttcatttttttgcaatatgttCATGAGTTGTTCTCAATCTTTAATGAAGTGTAATTTATTATTGACAGCAGGTTTTCAACATTTGTAAACATTGTACATATTTAGCATCATTTCAGACTGTTGATCAGGATTCTATTCAATGCACTTTGATCAAATGTGTGTAAATAAGATTGTATACATTTGACATAAGATCTTTTTTGCTATGGTTGGGCATTGTACCAGGGTTAGGTTTTAAATGTACTGAACATGGGGAGAAAATTGCAACAATTTGGTAAAGCTATTTTGTATGTGCTGTGAATCCTTTTCTAGCCTTGTACAGTTGTTTAACCATTTGAAAACTGTATCAGTGGGCAGAATGATTTGCAaaacaattgaattaaaaacTAATCCAAAAAAATGTTCCTATCTTGGCTCCCTGTCCTAATTTAGGGGAATACAAAAGTGACATTGGTAAATGTGTTGCAGGGTATATTTCAATAGCTTATGGAACTACAAGCTCTGCACAGCTATGTTAAAATGTGCAATACAATTCAGTACATATAGTCATAGTCAATCCGAGCGGTCAAATTATGTGATGGATTAAGTGGGGGCTGAGGGATCATGAGACGGATAAGTGAAAGAATAATGCTGTCTAAAACGCCTTAAGCCCGCAGATCATCTCAGAGGAGCTTTATACCCTAACTGTTTTTGTGACATTTGAATTCTACCTTAATTCATGTACAttgtcaccccccccccccttttgacAAACTTGCTCACACTTTAATAGTTTAAAACTGTTTAGACGACTCCGTGTCAGTGGAAGCATGTTGAGACGCTTCAGAGGCCGCAGCAGGAGTTTGTTCCCGGGCAACCGAACTGTAGCCTTTACGGAACTGGACAGCTTTGTGGATCTGACCAGGATCTTAGTGAAGCCATGGAATTCTATGCAGGTCAGTCATTAaatcttttctttcttaaaaaaaaataaaaaaaaaattcttatacTATGTGTTTTGAATATCTGGAATCCTTATATATTGCAACTTCcaactgttaaaaaataattagcaTATTACGTCAATTATATCTTTTTGAACTCAGAATTGAAACGGCTCTTTAATATTTTAAGAAAGTTATTGTCCCAATGTATCTTTTCAAAAAGGCTTCAACAACCAGTTCTTTTTTGCCAGCTAATAAATGTTCTGCTTTGTATAGtcaacttgtaaaaaaaaaaaaaatcagtttgcaACATTGACAACTGTGATTTGTGTTCATCTATTTCGTTGCATTCTGCTTATAAAAAGGATCTAGCCAAAGATGTCTATGACCTGTATGCcgaggatgaagaggaggaggatgcaTCGTTCCCTCGCTCGCTGCTTACTCCTGCAAAACACATCATACTTAACATAAATGTTGGTGGAACTGTAAGTCCTTTAAATATTGTTTGCTTTATCATTTTCCCTCATATCAGTTTTGTAGCCAAATGAATTAGAAACACCTTCCAGTACCATAATGTGATTTAACCCTTTCAAGTATAGAGGTTACTACATTGGACAAATATTTAAAAGTTAACCAATTGACCATTTTTAGTCATTGGTCATTAGTGAGTTATTCAACTTAAATATGACCATTTGTCAATGAATatatactttttattattttttaataattatatcTCATCATCATAAATGTCAATGGGACCCAGTGAGTTATATTAGTGCACTGTAAGGGTTAATAATAATTTGTGTTTGAAAGGGTTACATTGGGTTGATGTTCCCtgatgtttctttttcttctttacaGTTGTACCACCTGCCTTCTGGGTTAGCTGCCAGGTACCCCAAAacacggattggacgcctcgcCGCATACACAGACCATAACATGAAGTTGGAACTATGTGACGACTACATATTCACCAGCAATGAGTTCTTTTTTGACCGAGATCCCAACATATTCCAGAATATTTTCAACTTTTATAGGTATAACAATGTGTCATGGGACCAAATTGAAGTAGAATGAACatccacaacaacaaaaaacaccattgtgCTTCTCTTTGCCCAGGACTGGTGTGTTGTGGATCAAAGATGAGCTTTGTCCCCGCAACTTTTTGGAGGAAATCAACTACTGGGGCGTCAGGAtcaaaaacagccaacggtgttGTCGCATCTCATTCGAGGAGAGGCAGGATGAGCTGAACGAACAgctaaaaatacaaaagcaGCTGACCGCAGAGGTGGGTTTGCTCTTGAAATGAATtcagtttccctttttttatggcTACAAATTTCAATTTGCTACACAAAGACACTTTGGAAATAATATGTTCCATCACTGTTCTGGTCTTGATCAGGACTTCTCTATTCTCACAGGAAAAAAAGGTTCTATAATTAGTAACGGATACAGTACATCTGTTTATCAAAGATAATTCAATGAACCATTACCTTGTGAATTATTCAAACCAAGAAATGTCATCTACTCTAATCCCTCTGCATTGCTACTGTTTATCTCACATGCATGTTGAATTACTTAGTGTGTCTGACCTAAATCAGTTCTTGGCAGATGGCATGTGGAGAAAAGGCttcttggcattttttttagcccacatgttaaccctttcatgcacattTTTTCCACCCATTTCTTTAATACGCTTACTATATCACTTATTTTACTGATTGGCTGTCATTGGCTGACGACACTAAATTTACACCTCACTTTGACTTGGggagctgaaaaaaaatgttcatgcaACGAGTCAtactatgggaaaaaaatacttttgttttgttactTGGGGGtgtagtatatttttttaatgcaattatATACCTAATCACTTCTCAAGTCACCTGACTGCAGAGAAACCAGCATCATTCACCTGTTTCCTAACCCTGTGGATTGTTTATCGACTGTCTCCTACAGGTGGAGTTAGTGGCAATGGAGGTAAATGAAGCTTTGTATCAAAACATGGTCTTTGGACACACACGCTGGAAGATCTGGAACATGATGGAAAAGCCCTTCTCTTCTATTGCTGCCAAGCTCATGGCTGTCGCATCGTCCACGTTTGTCCTAATCTCGCTGGTTGCCATGACACTGAACACCGTTGAGGACTTGCAGTACAAGGGGCGAATGGGGGGGGAAGAAAAACTCCATCCATCCTTTTCAGGGGAGTGAAAATCTATAAATTATCCCCATTGATGTTGTGTTCCAGACGGCATCGGGCCAGCCAAGCGGCAAATTCTTTGGAGAACACGTGGAGACTTTCTGCATCG from the Stigmatopora argus isolate UIUO_Sarg chromosome 16, RoL_Sarg_1.0, whole genome shotgun sequence genome contains:
- the vldlr gene encoding very low-density lipoprotein receptor isoform X1 produces the protein MITSTAGILLLPLILCLQHYAIVRGTKTECEANQFQCGNGRCIQSVWKCDGDEDCSDGSDEISCVKKVCPDADFVCRNGQCIPKRWHCDGEPDCEDGSDESVEICHMRTCRLNEFSCGAGSTQCIPNFWKCDGEKDCDNGEDEVTCDNITCAPNEFTCASERCISRNFVCNGEDDCGDGSDEVACAPSSCGPDQFQCGNSSCIPNSWLCDDDVDCQDQSDESPARCGRHPTPPAKCSTSEMQCLSGECIHKKWRCDGDPDCKDGSDETNCPVRTCGADQFNCDDGKCILGNKQCNGIRECTDGSDEFNCKNLSQCHGPERFKCRSGECIEMSKVCNKNRDCPDWSDEPINECGVNECVMNNGGCSHICKDMTIGFECDCTPGLQLIDHKTCGDVNECMNPGICSQICINLKGGYKCECHNGYQMDPTSGVCKAVGKEPSLIFTNRRDVRRLGLERKEYTQIVEQQRNTVALDADIDQQLIFWADLGQKAIFSTLLDKQRDGSTHNRVIENVHSPVGIAVDWIYKHLYWSDLGTKTISVANFNGTKQKILFNRGLKEPASIAVDPLSGFLYWSDWGEPAKIEKSGMNGVNRQILVATDIQWPNGITLDLIKGRLYWVDSKLHMLCSVDLNGDNRKKVLQSPDYLAHPFALTVFEDRVFWTDGEKKAIYGANKFTGLDIVTLANNLHDPQDIIVYHELIQLSGTNWCAEKGANGGCSYMCLPAPQINKHSPKFTCLCPGGQELAADGLRCRSDVSTKTLSKEDKKPLIPSSPEANVSTSIQVNTRGSAAAWAILPVLFLAMAAAGGYLMWRNWTLKNHKSMNFDNPVYLKTTEEDLNIDITRHGANVGHTYPAISIVSTEDDLS
- the LOC144091165 gene encoding potassium voltage-gated channel subfamily V member 2-like isoform X1, which encodes MLRRFRGRSRSLFPGNRTVAFTELDSFVDLTRILVKPWNSMQDLAKDVYDLYAEDEEEEDASFPRSLLTPAKHIILNINVGGTLYHLPSGLAARYPKTRIGRLAAYTDHNMKLELCDDYIFTSNEFFFDRDPNIFQNIFNFYRTGVLWIKDELCPRNFLEEINYWGVRIKNSQRCCRISFEERQDELNEQLKIQKQLTAEVELVAMEVNEALYQNMVFGHTRWKIWNMMEKPFSSIAAKLMAVASSTFVLISLVAMTLNTVEDLQYKTASGQPSGKFFGEHVETFCIVFFSLEYLLRLLSTPNIRSFGCSVLNSVDLIAILPHYLQLVLECFDEKDTHVDSVDIETMTRVGKLGQLLKIMRLMRIFRILKLARHSTGLRAFGFTLRQCYQQVGCLLLFICMGIFVFSATVYTVEHDVPNTNFTSMPLAWWWAAVSISTVGYGDMFPETNLGRIFAFACIAFGIILNGMPISVLYNKFSDYYGKLKSQECAAVTKARGDLQFARRAAKKLAECYQSRTSRPQGQLVNTAEGKAFAVCHGHTRS
- the vldlr gene encoding very low-density lipoprotein receptor isoform X2 — encoded protein: MITSTAGILLLPLILCLQHYAIVRGTKTECEANQFQCGNGRCIQSVWKCDGDEDCSDGSDEISCVKKVCPDADFVCRNGQCIPKRWHCDGEPDCEDGSDESVEICHMRTCRLNEFSCGAGSTQCIPNFWKCDGEKDCDNGEDEVTCDNITCAPNEFTCASERCISRNFVCNGEDDCGDGSDEVACAPSSCGPDQFQCGNSSCIPNSWLCDDDVDCQDQSDESPARCGRHPTPPAKCSTSEMQCLSGECIHKKWRCDGDPDCKDGSDETNCPVRTCGADQFNCDDGKCILGNKQCNGIRECTDGSDEFNCKNLSQCHGPERFKCRSGECIEMSKVCNKNRDCPDWSDEPINECGVNECVMNNGGCSHICKDMTIGFECDCTPGLQLIDHKTCGDVNECMNPGICSQICINLKGGYKCECHNGYQMDPTSGVCKAVGKEPSLIFTNRRDVRRLGLERKEYTQIVEQQRNTVALDADIDQQLIFWADLGQKAIFSTLLDKQRDGSTHNRVIENVHSPVGIAVDWIYKHLYWSDLGTKTISVANFNGTKQKILFNRGLKEPASIAVDPLSGFLYWSDWGEPAKIEKSGMNGVNRQILVATDIQWPNGITLDLIKGRLYWVDSKLHMLCSVDLNGDNRKKVLQSPDYLAHPFALTVFEDRVFWTDGEKKAIYGANKFTGLDIVTLANNLHDPQDIIVYHELIQLSGTNWCAEKGANGGCSYMCLPAPQINKHSPKFTCLCPGGQELAADGLRCRSEANVSTSIQVNTRGSAAAWAILPVLFLAMAAAGGYLMWRNWTLKNHKSMNFDNPVYLKTTEEDLNIDITRHGANVGHTYPAISIVSTEDDLS
- the LOC144091165 gene encoding potassium voltage-gated channel subfamily V member 2-like isoform X2: MLRRFRGRSRSLFPGNRTVAFTELDSFVDLTRILVKPWNSMQDLAKDVYDLYAEDEEEEDASFPRSLLTPAKHIILNINVGGTLYHLPSGLAARYPKTRIGRLAAYTDHNMKLELCDDYIFTSNEFFFDRDPNIFQNIFNFYRTGVLWIKDELCPRNFLEEINYWGVRIKNSQRCCRISFEERQDELNEQLKIQKQLTAEVELVAMELMAVASSTFVLISLVAMTLNTVEDLQYKTASGQPSGKFFGEHVETFCIVFFSLEYLLRLLSTPNIRSFGCSVLNSVDLIAILPHYLQLVLECFDEKDTHVDSVDIETMTRVGKLGQLLKIMRLMRIFRILKLARHSTGLRAFGFTLRQCYQQVGCLLLFICMGIFVFSATVYTVEHDVPNTNFTSMPLAWWWAAVSISTVGYGDMFPETNLGRIFAFACIAFGIILNGMPISVLYNKFSDYYGKLKSQECAAVTKARGDLQFARRAAKKLAECYQSRTSRPQGQLVNTAEGKAFAVCHGHTRS